TGATGCAGGCCTTAGCGCCTCATGTCACTTGAGCCGCGCCTTTTCCACAAAGCACAAGAAAAGCGCgtattttgggtttttttttgggCTCTGAGGCGCGCGCCTTGTGTACTTTAGGTGTTTTTATGCATCAAAGTGTTGTACAATAGGTTTTTAGGCTTGTACATGTAGGTAAAATTATATATAAACCTTACTTCAGCATCTTTTGTCAGCTTGTATAAACCCTTTGGATCCCTGGCCTCACAAACACATAAAGGCATATCCATGAAAGCCTATCAATCACAATGTCATGTGAATAATTATGAAATGCAACCTTTTATAATCAAGAAAAGCTCAAATTTATACATATAGAAGTATAGAACTAACCTCAATGAAATCTCCCGTCGGAAGTTTGGCTCGACAAGAATCGCGATCTTTTCTGTAGGGAGATATCACACTGGCAATGCAGATAACTCCAGCATCAGAGAACAACTTTGCAACTTCTCCTAAAAATCCATAATTAGTATATAAAAAAATACAGCAAACGCGAGTACTACAATTAGGCATTAGCTATGGAAGAATTAAACTCACTGATTCTTCTTATATTCTTAACACGGTCTTCTGGTTGGAACGTAAGATCACTGTTAAGACCATGCCTGACATTATCACCATCAAGGGCGTATGTTAGCTTCCCTCGAGAATGCAAACCGCGTAGATAATGCACAAGCCAATGTGCTCTTACCTGAATCACATTTGTAATTGAAGCCTTTTGTCAGGCCTCAGCGCCGCATGGTTCTAAGTTGGGCTAATCTTGATGGGTTCGGGTTGGTTCGGGTCGAGTACGGGTCAAAGTCTAGTCATTAAACAGCTAACGGGTCATGGGTAAGGATTCTCATTAAATAAAAAAGCATGAAAACCTAAAAAACAAAACCTTACGAAAATATACCCGGAATATCGTCTCGAAGAACCTGTTCATTACCAAAAAATCAGAGTACCCAATCCAAACAGCGATAAAACAGCTTAACGACGGCTGAATCCGATTGAAAACCTGTTCATTACCAAAAAATCAGAGTAAAGTTAGTACAAAACCACCGAGACATTGCAAAATTTAGGTCTAcgtgagaaagaaaagaaaattaattAGTACATAACGAAGTAGACGAGATCGAAACCTGCTTATTCTGTTAAATGAAGAATATTTAGCTGAAACAGCTTAGTAGCATGTAAATGCGACCGTAAACCTATTCATCAACATATATAGCATGCCTAGTACTGTATTAACAGCTTAGAAAACAGATGTACTTTTTAGTTTTAGGGGCAGGGCAAAAGATGCGGGTTAACCATTTAACCGCATCTTTTAGTTTTGTCATCCGCATCATTTGTCCAATTGTGTACTAGTGTAATATGCTAAATTTTGTAAAATCAAAGTAATAATACATTTTTAGTATgaatatataaacatatatagcaTGCTAGTACTGTATGAACATCAGAAAGCAAGCACTATAAGTTAAAACAGCATTCATGCACGCAGTTCTCCAAGCAAACCATATATATAGCTTTCTCAAAGTTGAATTAAATTTATGTACTGTGACAGAAAAAAGCTGGTTAATTCATTGTTTTTGAAGAATTAAACAACAACTATCAGCTTCATGATCATCAATAAGGTTTATTATCACATGTGACAAGTTGATAAACCAAAAATATTTCATTTCCTTTTATACTCAAACATATAATCATCAGAAATATGTTTAACAAAAggaagaaattaaattaaatcaCTGTGTTTAAATTTAAAAAATCGAGTGGATGCAAAATTTGAATCCAGATATCATCAAAccgaaaccgaaaccgaaaaaCATAATCGATAATTCGTTTGCTCGCACTGTGTACGAATTCATAAATCATAACCTAACTATAATCCATAAACCCTAAATCCTCACTCGAACAACATATGTTTATAGTTTCTACAGCATAAAATAACTATATATCCATATAAACAGTTATCATATCGAAATCGAACACAAGATCAATAAACAAATCAGTTATGTTAACCTAAACCGTTTAGATCGAGTTATGAACAAACATGA
The Helianthus annuus cultivar XRQ/B chromosome 6, HanXRQr2.0-SUNRISE, whole genome shotgun sequence genome window above contains:
- the LOC110865492 gene encoding adenylyl-sulfate kinase, chloroplastic-like isoform X2, which codes for MSFHGSKVFNRIQPSLSCFIAVWIGYSDFLVMNRFFETIFRVRAHWLVHYLRGLHSRGKLTYALDGDNVRHGLNSDLTFQPEDRVKNIRRIREVAKLFSDAGVICIASVISPYRKDRDSCRAKLPTGDFIEAFMDMPLCVCEARDPKGLYKLTKDAEVCFKNRFTSVG
- the LOC110865492 gene encoding adenylyl-sulfate kinase, chloroplastic-like isoform X1, whose protein sequence is MSFHGSKVFNRIQPSLSCFIAVWIGYSDFLVMNRFFETIFRVRAHWLVHYLRGLHSRGKLTYALDGDNVRHGLNSDLTFQPEDRVKNIRRIREVAKLFSDAGVICIASVISPYRKDRDSCRAKLPTGDFIEAFMDMPLCVCEARDPKGLYKLTKDAEVRFIYNFTYMYKPKNLLYNTLMHKNT